The stretch of DNA TTCAACTCAATACAATGTAGTATAATGATTTAGAGTTTACAGAGTCCTGGCTCACCTCATTGTAGGGAGAAAAGATGAACTGGAAGATAATCATCAAGCCTATTAATGTGGGTTGGCTGTCAGTGAAGCCAAAAGCTACAAACAGCTCCTTACGTCCAATCAGCACCGCAAACAGGGAGAAGCACAGGAAGGAGTtcatctgcagagagagagatgtcagCAGGTGTTGCTTATCAACTTGACAAATAGTTAAAAAGTCATTAAAAGAGTTCTTATTTGAAAATTGTATCACCTGGCTGATGACGATGTTCTTGACAGTATGGCCAAGCTTCCAGTGGCCAAGCTCATGACCCAAAACAGCAAGGATCTCTGGGTTGTTGCATCCTTGTTTCTTGTTCTGTGGAAGAAAACTCATCTCATTAGTCATCTAAAACATCAAGTCTGTACATTAATGGCCTTCAGTGTTGTTACAGTAAGATTAAGGCAGTGTTCCCTCGCTCAGTGCTGTCAAAGAGGAAACTCatttagtttataatattgaagtAAGCAGTTTTTGTGACCTTGGGCTTAGCTTTTGCCTCGCTGGACGCCTCGTCAGTCTCTGGCTCCTCAGGCTGCGGCTCTCCAGCCTTGTTAAGAGGTGAGTAGTCTTCCAACAAAGTGTCAAACAGCACAATGCGTTTGTTCTTAAAGAAGCCATAAAAGTATGCGTTGCTGTGAGACGAACGCTTGGAACCTGGAAATgtggaaaacattcaagacaaTCAAAGACCAGTACATCTACTGTATTGTAATATTCATGACACAATAATCCCAAGACTAACATGAACCTTTGATGATTAAGTAGGCCTTACCTTCGACTACATACACTTTTGTTAGGGGGAAATGTATACTCTTGGCCATAGTTTCAATCTCTGTTTTCAACTCTCCATCTGGCAACGGGGTGAACTTGTCAAAAAGGGGAGCAATGTAATCTGCATAGATGGTAACGAGTACCTTTGAACACAAGAGGACACATTATGATGAGTTGATAGCACCAACAATCAGCCTTAAACGGTGCATTTTTAGGTGAAAACAGCACTAACCAGAGAAACAGCTAAAGTAAAGAGCCAAGCATAGATGAAGAAGTAGTCTCCACCGATCTTTATGatgtacagcagcagtgaagtcaCAGGCAGCAGGATACACTGTGTCACAACAAACTTCTTCACGGCATCTTTAAGGAAGAAGCCCAACGTCTAAAAGGGAGAGCAGTcgttaaaatgaaaaacaaaacaacattcaacAGTATAGTCCTGATCTACAGCGCGAGTGCTGCGTTAGTACCTGCTGATTGAAGCCGTGCTTCTCCTCAATGATAAACGTGTTGTACAAACTCCAGGGAAGTCCAGTTAAGGCACTGAACAGAGTAGCAAGCGTCAGAAACACAAGGGACTGTGTGATTTCATATTCCGGACTGAATCCAAAGCGAGCTGTCACAGTTCCAGCGACGCCCCACAGAAATGGGATTCCACCCAGCAGCAGGATCAACTAAAACATTTTAAGCAAtgagataaaaacatttaatttgacACAGATCATGctttctattgttttttttttcatcaagtTATCTGTTATTTTCCTCACCGTCCCCTCAGTCTCAGAATACAGTCCAGACCAAAAGCTgaagttgcttttatccagctgaTAAAGACGTGACTTCTCAAAGGTGTCAGAATCCATAATCTTGCCAAGCTCCTGTGGtacatgtgttgttgttctgtataTGCTCCTCTGCAGAAACAAGCACAGTGTTAGAACTTTTTCATATGAACAGTGCTGCCACAATGTGACCTGTGTATAGTTTGCTGTCTAATCCTGCATAGAGTAGGAATTGGTTCAACTGAGTGTATTTGTATGCACTAATATAGTTATTATGAGCAATAGGAAGTCCCTCATAATAGGAAGTTGATTTCCAAATTAAGGTCACTGTTCATAGAgagcaacactttttttttctcatcgtCTGCATTCTTATATTCGAGTTTGATAATAAAGCCATGGACACTGATAAATGATTGACTTACCTGTCTGTAAGAAAGGTATGCCTCCCAAAGATACACCGTCCAAGAAAATCCCAAGACAGCATAAAATATCTGCTTTTCCACCGGGAGGTCAAGTATCATTTCCAGCatctttgctgttgtttttgtcttgtttgtcttgttgGTAAAGAAGGTTTGACTAGCACGGCAGGCTAACGGAAGCCTGACTAGTAGTTTTAGGCTAGCGGCTACTGAGCTTTCGCGCTATAGAAAGACAGAACACTAAACTTGGATTGTGGAGAAACTGTTCCCACGTTAAATTAACAGATACAGACTGGAAAAGAAATTCCTGTATCCCGTTCCCATTCCTAAGTCAAAGGCTTTTACAGTTATTATCTTTCCATTCATGCGAGATTCGAGCCTGTCGGCAAAGCGTAACGTCGAAATCGGTCCCCGCTGAAACATCTACAGCAATTTAGGTTCCGAGGTGAATAATTATAATTTGACTGAATGTATACGATAACAACACACGTTAATAGTAAATTCTAATAATATTGTTCCAACGCAttttttctttagtcttttttgaCACTATGGATATATTTACCATTCataatatacacacatatatataaaaacacatatttgaAACTGTGAAGGAGACTAGGGTATTATTTACCCTCCTGGAGAAACTGTGCCACGCCCAGATTAACTGGAATAAATAAGAATAGATTGGATTACTGAAATGGGTATTGAG from Parambassis ranga chromosome 22, fParRan2.1, whole genome shotgun sequence encodes:
- the zmpste24 gene encoding CAAX prenyl protease 1 homolog, with the protein product MLEMILDLPVEKQIFYAVLGFSWTVYLWEAYLSYRQRSIYRTTTHVPQELGKIMDSDTFEKSRLYQLDKSNFSFWSGLYSETEGTLILLLGGIPFLWGVAGTVTARFGFSPEYEITQSLVFLTLATLFSALTGLPWSLYNTFIIEEKHGFNQQTLGFFLKDAVKKFVVTQCILLPVTSLLLYIIKIGGDYFFIYAWLFTLAVSLVLVTIYADYIAPLFDKFTPLPDGELKTEIETMAKSIHFPLTKVYVVEGSKRSSHSNAYFYGFFKNKRIVLFDTLLEDYSPLNKAGEPQPEEPETDEASSEAKAKPKNKKQGCNNPEILAVLGHELGHWKLGHTVKNIVISQMNSFLCFSLFAVLIGRKELFVAFGFTDSQPTLIGLMIIFQFIFSPYNELLSFCLTVLSRRFEFQADAFARGMGKASELYSALIKLNKDNLGFPVADWLFSMWHYSHPPLLERLRALRNVKQD